The Acipenser ruthenus chromosome 26, fAciRut3.2 maternal haplotype, whole genome shotgun sequence genomic sequence actcccttacccagggtgacttacagttgtatacaaaaaatacatatcaagaattacagtacaattaagagcaagacacaaaatacagtgacttaaTAAGAGCACAATCATGCTCGGTTACACAATAGCACAATTCCATTGTTGATGTTATGATATAAAATCACCTTTGAGGTTTAGCTCATTATGAAGTTTTTAAATCGCTTCATGTACACAAGCTTGCAGTTTGTCTGAGTGGGCTGAAAAGCTAAAGCTGTGCAGCGCAGGATGCTGCTCAGCTGGAAGGCAGTCCAGGTAAGTGTTTTTAAACCCTGTGCATTAGGTCTGGTCTCATGATTGCATGGTTGAAGCAGGTTCTCACAGGAtgtcaccccccaccccacccttgtTTCCACAGCAGTACCATGGAGAGGCTGCGTATGCTGCGCCAGAACGTAGCGAACCTGCTGAACTCGGTCCTGCCTCACTTGGACCTGAAGGAGATCAGTTTCGACACAGGAGACATCGACCACATCCTGGAGAAGGTCATCGAAGCCAACAAGATCTGAGGCCCAGGCCAGGCCAGGACAGATCATGTGATCCTTCAACAGGCTGTTGTGCCCTGTCATTTTCAAGGATGCTGCCTTTACAAATATCTGTGTATTATCAGCAAGATGTCAAAATTCTACAAAATCTAGCAATCACGCAATGTATAAAATCTAAGAAATAGGGAGATTAAATAAACTATACTGTAATAGTTAGCTGGACATTATTTACGACATATGTTccaataacaaagaaaataaatagcatACCAAATTGATTTAGTGACTGATGTTTGGAGTTGTTTTGTGGAATGGCGAAACGTACTGGAATAGAATTAAAGTGTGCATGTTAAAATGGGGCACCCTTAGAAAAGGAatagggtttttgttttttttatcatgcagTGCTTTTATAGCGGTAAAGACAGGTTCACACTTTCAGCAATATCTTGATAAAAAATACTGTGTACATTGTAGCATAAAATCAAACGGTTACATATGACTATTGAGGTAGGCatgcagtgtatttttatttgcattttgtgtCTGAATTCAAGGCATAGCAACATAGCTCATAGAACCACTACACTATCACCCACACCCTAAAACTGCCAAGTATTACGTTTTTCCACGTATGAAGTAACCAGTTTTTAAATCACCTGGTTTCAATTCTTACAGAAAAACACAACTGAAAAAGTGGAATAGCCAGAGTTGTCTACCCAAGCCCcctcaacaacaacaaccatTATCAACTTTGATTTTTATAATCCCTTTTCTCTATCATATGTAAAAATTGCTGCAGAAAAATatataccagtatatatatattttttcaggttCAAATAAGATACTACTGACGAAGAGTAGAACATATGAATAATATGGCTGAAGTCAATCCACCCTAAACACTGTGTGTATATGTTGTATTGTAAATTAGATGAATGCTAGACTCACATTTtcctactgtgtgtgtgtttgtacttaGTTTTTTTGTTGCAAGGTTCCTAATATGTCAATTAAGTCAAATTGACATATAAAAATCTTATAGAAGTAAAACATTTTGTTGTAAATGGTATGGTAGCGATTAGTGTAAATAATATAGATTACTAGTGATTGTTTTATATAGACCGCCAGTCCCTTTTCCTGTTTTATACATTCTTGATCACATCTCTGTAACAGTGAAATCAGCGAAAGATGCTTAAGAGTCTTTTTTATACAGCTTCAAACCATATGGAAAGTACCTAGTGCTTCAGAACAGTGCCTTAATGCAGTACTATGTTGAAAAAAGAGAGATCTATTGGGATGTCTCTGTTGTTGCGCTGTGTGTAGccagctggaaaaaaaacaacagcagcaatcTGAGAATCGCTAGAACAAAATGAAACCTTTCCCAATACCACTAGAACAACATCTCCCCGACTGTGTAGTCAAGGCCTCTTTAGAAAGACCTACGATAAATgttaaatacagaataaaaagAACAATAAATGACAGATGAGTTAATAAAGTAAAGGAGTTTGTTTTtactaaattaattacatttgacACAGCTTACCCTTAAATCTAAGACTAACCATTTCTTGAACACATGGCTAGAAAGCCAGTGTCTTTGTAAAACAAACTTTTAACATATTTCATCACTGGCACCAAAAAGGTTAAAGTATGAGGTGTGTtgatcatatttaaatatttgaaaactaGATGCTAGAAAGCAAAAcgttttttctattttgtttttcattgttgatttttttttattttatttttttttagtttgcttaTGAAGGCCAGAAGCGCAACTTGTGCTCAGTCCACTAGAGGGAACTGTTATGCGGATGTTTGATGCTGCTGCTGCCCTCTGGTGCATGCCAAAGGCGGTACATTTAACACCGTGTGTGTACAATGCTACGCGGTTCATTgatgggaaataaaaaaaaaatatataaatcttttAGCTGTAGGAACTAGGGAAACATATTCATGATGCATTCAATTCTACTACCTTTGTATTATGTTGAGCCCCACCTCTTGTATTTAAGCACCATGTAATTGTGAAGCACACTGTAGAACAGGAAGCGTCTACGACAGCTTCATTTTGCAGATATCCCACTATGGACATGTTTACGGCAAAagaacacatatactgtatatcagtccAAAGTAGTAATGATTTTAACTTTGTAGCATGTatatattttgcagatttttaagaAACACAAAATTTGTAAAAATGTCTTGCTCGCAAGCATTCCATGTTTTGCAGTGCCAAATAGCTGTAGCAGTGTATGTATTTCTCTTGGCCGTCAACCTGCATTGTGCATCCACTCATAATATTACAACTTTGATCAATGTACTTATTCAGTCATGTATTTTCGATGTcttaatgtttaatttattgtcGTTTTTTTCATATCTATAATATATTTTCTACCAAGTGTgaaacctgttttgttttgtaatgtttgaatgCTCTGTGGTGTTCAAAGGGCATATTGTTTGGctgttgttgtttatatatatagatatgtgtAGTAGAAaaactgggtttttttttataaaatatttgaatatataaATCTGCATGACTTGTGTTCTTAATGTGTTTCCTAATTTCTGATTTGACCTGTGTAGAAAATACAGCCAGTAAGCATCTATCACAAGTCACAATAtaaaaagatatatttaaaaataaaagtgggCAAGCTGTACCAGATGTTAAACTGAGACCCTAAACTGCAGTAATCGAAAAAAGTCAATGCGTTTCGTGAGAACCACAAAGTTGTGCAAATTCAGCCTTGTCTACAGATCAATACTTTTGCTTCCCAGCTGCACAAACTCCCCAAACCTCAAACTATTTACACACAATTCGAGATAACGCTTAGTAATAATTAAACATCTTTGAATGAAGTTGTGGTAAGAAAACTCTAAAATGTGTACACGTAACTTGAACAACTTCTACCAAAGTACACCCACATGGAGTAGTCAAACGTTTGTCTAAAGTCATAATGAGAGTCATTTAAGTGTTACTGTCGACTGACATTAATGAGACAACTTGGAAGAACATAGCAAAGCATGGTAGGGCACgggcatgttattattattattatttatttcttagcagacacccttatccagggcgacttacaattgttacaacatatcacattatacattatacagatatcacattatttttacttacaattacccatttatacagttgggtttttactggagcaatctaggtaaagtaccttgctcaagggtacagcagcagtgtccccccacctgggattgaacccacaaccctctggtcaaaagtccagagccctaaccactactccacactgctgcccatgtggTGATATTGTGGTAAAGGATGCAGTTACTGCACATACATGGGGAAGCATGAACATTTAATACAGCAAACTTCCATCAGGGTCCAGCCTGTAGAAACGCTGATTGAAACTGTATGGCAATAGAAGTGTTGGAAATCAGTGTTGGCTATAGCAGTTTATGACATGTGGGGCATGAGTTAATTTCTGTCCAAGAGAGCTACAAATAGAGTTCACCTGGCAGGTGAAGTTTATTTACACagtattgtgttttaaaaatcaataccAGTAGTAGATAAGATAAGTTTGCTTTCCAACTGTTATTCCTATGTCTTGTTTATTGGCACATCCTGTCCCTTGATTCTCGTATATAGCAGGGACTTTACTATCCGAATAATACGCCTGAAATCACTTTATCGAGCCTGTGCTCCAATATCCTAATTAGATTTTTGTATGAAACACTGTGACCCCCTGCATATGACTGCAATACTGTAATTGCTGAACTGATGTGAAAAGGAAGTGTTTTGCAAACAGATAGTAATAGTTCCTATCAAAAGATACAGAACCTGTAATGAAATGCAACAtgtgtttaaaattgtttttgaatttaaaatctttTCCTCATGTAGTGGGGTTATTGCTAGTAGGGGTGTCCTTCTGTCATTGGATGTTTTATTGAGTTGACatgaaactgtgtttttcaaTAAATCTACTCCCTCGTAAGACCAGTTTACTTAAACCTTTTGGTGGTCAAAATAGTGAATTTCCACTgcactgtataacaaaaaaaaaagcagacgcAGTAAATTGGTTTGACACCTTTTGCTGTGGTTGATGTGTGCTTAGGGGAGTGACGTGTTGGATAAAAATAACGCATGATTCACTGCTCATGTGTTACCTGCCTTCcggcattaaataaaaaaaaatatgtatatctgTACAGTAAGGCAAGAAAATGTGGCTGTTATTTATTCATCATTTAAGTTCCAAACAAAGCCAATAGATCAATCATGCCTCTTGCTAGTTtcagtatgtttttatttgtttgtattttttattgatccACAGACACCAATACAATATATAGAAATGAGTACAGTAAAAACGTACCCCCCTTGTACATTCCTgaagtattcttttaaataacAAGTATAATGTATGGACAATACTGTGTGTTTAAACCTAACTTAAACAGATAAATTCTGGGGGTTTATTTTATATCAAACTCTGCATCTTCTTATTAACACTGTTGccttaaatacaaaaaagttatTCAGTGCCAAACCTTTCAAATTATTCAGTAAGAAAAaatgacacacaaaacaaacaaaaaaatgtacctTAATTGTATCTCTCAGTAAACAGATACATGAAAAAACGGTTTTGAAATGATCTCTATTTTGAATAGATATTGTATCATCTGTTACCCTGTGATAATAATCCTCAACCCCTTTTCTAACATGTTTACAGATGCTTGATAATGTACCTTAAAGTGTGACCGACACGAACACTTAAACACTTGGTCCCAGTGTACCAGAACAATAGATTTTGATTCCACTGATGAAGGCTTTTACTTGGTCTGTTTGACTTACTATAGTTATaatggatttcacgatttccatgaagCGTACCCATTGCAGTGTAATATGTAGGTTTACTTGAAAAATTCCAATTTTTGAATGAATAGTGTAAATATGCATGTTTTTCatcacttcaaaataaatacagcaaatgtttgccttattgactgTTGCACTGCATTCTCTAACCTGGCAACCATCTTattttgcttctggtaaatgattgaacacacactgcctagagctgcatgatttctttaaaatgtcttcagtaAAAaggacaccagctgcatcaaagatcggaaacatttctgctaaagatcgctctgtctaATACAAGAAAGGGACATTTTAcctgtctgttgttatttttaaatgtatttatgttttattttgtttgatgattcactgatggtgaaaatcggatgtctttaaaaggtggacattctgtaatttagcatttaaatatttcgagaaaaaaatcaattttgaacATGACAACacctttttctgctttaataatattatgtttaatcataaaatatattgaaatacctattttcaGATCGTGAAAAGCAGTGAAATAAGCCAtctttttactgtgaaaaaaatacagccctagctTAGTTTTATCGTAGATTAGCAACAGAATTTATGATAGCATatttaaagttttagaacatttgAAATGCACTGCAACCTGTTTGTAATACACTGTACAGGGACATATTTCCCAGTGTCCTGCAAGGTGACAGTGTAAGTTTGACTTCACAGGGTGCCAGTGATAGTCCACTGTCAAGTAACGAGTCAGTGTTCCATAATTCCTGGTACATTCCAGTCCAGTTCACCCACCCTAGCAGTGTCACACATACCCATTGAGGTTGTAGCCATTGAAGTTGGTTCTCTGAgtcctggaggaggaggagggtccCGGGGGCCGGGGGTCTTTGCTCTGGGGATGGTTATTGCTGTTGTGTGCCGCTGGGTTCCGGAAAGTCATTTGCTGCGAGTGCTGGAGATTGCTGATTGGGTAAGGGTGGAGTCCCCCTTCCTGCCCACAGCAGGAGGCACAGAGGATACCCCCACCTAGAAAGGAGAGCAAGGCAGACACCATGCCCACATAGAGCGACTCTCCTATCTCGTACTTGTAGCTGTGGGACAGGTTAGGGTCGTAGAAAACGCTGATCACCTCGTTAGTTGTCCATGACACAGGGATTAAGCACATGAAGCCAGCAGCCAGGAAACAGCAGCCCCCAGCGCCAGCCACTTTGGATTTAGCCGAGGACTCCAGCATGCAGGTGGTGCACTTCATCCCAACACAAGAGATGACACAGCCCAGGCTGGACAGAACCACTGAGATGACCATCATGGCCCGCGCAGCCTGGAGATCAGAGGGCAAGGCCAGCAGGGAGTTGTAGGTCTCGCACTGGATGGTGCCCGTGCTGTGGTAGGCACACTCCATCCACAGGCCTTTCAGGTAGCCCACGAATGTGATAATGTTGGAGCCGGTGTATGCAGTGGTTCTCCAGTTGGGCAAAATGGTGGCAACCAGTGTCCCTAAAAAACCCAGCATTCCCAGAGTGAAGC encodes the following:
- the LOC131701714 gene encoding claudin-2-like yields the protein MSSTGLELIGFTLGMLGFLGTLVATILPNWRTTAYTGSNIITFVGYLKGLWMECAYHSTGTIQCETYNSLLALPSDLQAARAMMVISVVLSSLGCVISCVGMKCTTCMLESSAKSKVAGAGGCCFLAAGFMCLIPVSWTTNEVISVFYDPNLSHSYKYEIGESLYVGMVSALLSFLGGGILCASCCGQEGGLHPYPISNLQHSQQMTFRNPAAHNSNNHPQSKDPRPPGPSSSSRTQRTNFNGYNLNGYV